Proteins encoded together in one Falco peregrinus isolate bFalPer1 chromosome 2, bFalPer1.pri, whole genome shotgun sequence window:
- the TRPV1 gene encoding transient receptor potential cation channel subfamily V member 1 isoform X2 gives MSSILGKMKKFGSYDMEESEVTDEHTDGEDSMLEMPDSLQGTFSTKVQPPKSNIFARRGRFVMGDSDKDMAPMDSFYQMDHLMAPSVIKFHANLERGKLHKLLSTDSITGCSEKAFKFYDRRRIFDAVAQGNTRDLDDLLLYLNRTLKHLTDDEFKEPETGKTCLLKAMLNLHDGKNDTIPLLLDIARKTGTLKEFVNAEYTDNYYKGQTALHIAIERRNMYLVKLLVQNGADVHARACGEFFRKIKGKPGFYFGELPLSLAACTNQLCIVKFLLENPYQAANIAAEDSMGNMVLHTLVEIADNTKDNTKFVTKMYNNILILGAKINPILKLEELTNKKGLTPLTLAAKTGKIGIFAYILRREIKDPECRHLSRKFTEWAYGPVHSSLYDLSCIDTCEKNSVLEIIAYSSETPNRHEMLLVEPLNRLLQDKWDRFVKHLFYFNFFVYTMHIIILTAAAYYRPVDKKEKPPFTFGHSTGEYFRVTGEILSVLGGLYFFFRGIQYFVQRRPSFKTLIVDSYSEVLFFVHSLLLLSSVVLYFCGQELYVASMVFSLALGWANMLYYTRGFQQMGIYSVMIAKMILRDLCRFMFVYLVFLLGFSTAVVTLIEDDNEGQDTNSSEYARYCHMKRGRTSYNSLYYTCLELFKFTIGMGDLEFTENYRFKSVFVILLVLYVILTYILLLNMLIALMGETVSKIAQESKSIWKLQRAITILDIENSYLNCVRRSFRSGKQVLVGVTPDGQDDYRWCFRVDEVNWSTWNTNLGIINEDPGYSGDLKRNPSYSIKPGRVSGKNWKTLVPLLRDGSRREETQKLPEEVKLKPILEPYYEPEDAETLKESIPKHYFCEQLQALILWLCTLRN, from the exons ATGTCTTCCATTCTTGGTAAGATGAAGAAATTTGGCAGTTACGACATGGAGGAATCTGAAGTGACAGATGAACACACGGATGGGGAGGACTCCATGCTGGAAATGCCTGACAGCCTCCAGGGTACATTCAGCACCAAGGTGCAACCACCTAAAAGCAACATCTTTGCAAGACGTGGGCGGTTTGTGATGGGGGATAGTGACAAGGACATGGCTCCCATGGACTCCTTTTACCAGATGGATCATCTGATGGCACCTTCTGTCATCAAATTTCATGCCAATTTGGAGAGGGGGAAACTTCACAA GCTCCTATCTACAGATTCCATCACAGGCTGCtcagaaaaagctttcaaattttATGACCGCAGAAGGATCTTTGATGCTGTAGCCCAAGGCAACACAAGGGACCTGGATGATCTGCTACTCTACCTTAATAGAACCTTGAAGCATCTCACAGATGATGAGTTCAAAG AGCCAGAAACTGGGAAAACCTGCTTGCTGAAAGCTATGCTGAATCTACATGATGGGAAAAATGATACCATTCCTTTGCTTCTGGATATTGCAAGAAAAACTGGAACTCTGAAAGAGTTTGTTAATGCAGAGTATACTGACAACTATTACAAGG GCCAGACTGCACTTCACATCGCCATTGAGAGAAGGAACATGTACCTAGTGAAGCTCTTGGTCCAGAACGGAGCAGATGTTCACGCAAGGGCCTGTGGGGAGTTCTTCAGGAAAATCAAAGGGAAACCCGGCTTTTATTTTG GGGAGCTGCCTTtgtccctggctgcctgcaccaACCAGCTCTGCATTGTGAAATTCCTCCTGGAGAACCCCTACCAGGCAGCCAACATCGCTGCTGAGGACTCCATGGGCAACATGGTCCTGCACACACTGGTGGAGATTGCAGATAATACTAAGGATAATACCAAATTTGTTACCAAGATGTACAATAACATATTGATCCTTGGTGCCAAAATTAATCCAATTCTGAAGCTAGAAGAACTCACCAACAAGAAAGGGCTGACTCCATTAACTCTAGCAGCCAAAACAGGGAAGATAGGG ATTTTCGCTTACATCCTCAGACGAGAGATCAAAGATCCTGAGTGCAGACACTTGTCTAGGAAGTTCACTGAATGGGCTTATGGACCTGTCCACTCATCTCTTTATGACCTGTCTTGTATAGACACATGCGAGAAAAATTCAGTGCTTGAGATTATTGCCTACAGTAGTGAAACGCCA AACCGTCATGAGATGCTGCTGGTGGAGCCCCTTAACAGGCTGCTGCAAGACAAGTGGGACCGGTTTGTCAAACACTTATTTTACTTTAACTTCTTTGTCTATACCATGCATATCATCATCCTCACTGCAGCTGCTTACTACAGACCTGTAgacaagaaggaaaag CCTCCCTTCACGTTTGGTCACAGCACTGGGGAGTATTTTCGAGTGACTGGAGAGATCCTGAGTGTACTGGGAggtctctatttttttttcagaggg atacagtATTTCGTGCAGAGGCGCCCATCATTCAAGACGCTGATAGTTGACAGCTACAGTGAGGTTCTTTT CTTTGTTCACTCCTTGCTCCTCCTGAGCTCTGTGGTGCTGTACTTCTGTGGCCAGGAACTGTACGTGGCTTCCATGGTCTTCTCCTTGGCGCTGGGCTGGGCTAACATGCTGTACTACACCCGTGGCTTCCAGCAGATGGGCATTTACTCTGTCATGATTGCCAAG ATGATCCTTAGAGATTTATGTCGCTTCATGTTTGTCTATCTAGTATTCCTCTTGGGATTTTCTACAG CTGTGGTGACTTTAATTGAAGATGACAATGAGGGGCAAGACACAAATAGTTCTGAATATGCCCGATACTGCCATATGAAACGAGGCCGCACATCCTACAATAGTCTGTATTATACCTGCTTGGAACTTTTCAAGTTTACTATTGGGATGGGGGACCTGGAGTTCACAGAGAACTACAGGTTCAAGTCTGTGTTTGTAATCCTTTTGGTTCTCTATGTTATCCTTACATACATCCTCCTGCTCAACATGCTTATTGCACTGATGGGGGAAACTGTGAGCAAAATTGCACAGGAGAGCAAGAGCATCTGGAAACTCCAG AGAGCCATCACAATCTTGGATATTGAAAACAGCTACTTGAACTGTGTGAGGCGCTCATTCCGGTCTGGGAAGCAAGTCTTGGTGGGAGTCACACCTGACGGCCAAGATGATTACAGATGGTGCTTTAG GGTTGATGAAGTGAACTGGTCCACATGGAATACCAATCTGGGCATAATCAACGAAGACCCTGGGTACTCTGGGGACCTCAAACGAAATCCCAGTTACTCTATCAAGCCTGGCAGAG TTTCAgggaaaaactggaaaacattggTTCCGCTTTTAAGAGATGGAAGCAGGAGAGAAGAGACTcaaaaactaccagaagaagTTAAATTAAAACCTATTTTGGAACCTTATTATGAGCCAGAAGATGCTGAGACGTTGAAGGAGTCAATTCCAAA acaTTATTTTTGTGAGCAGCTACAGGCCCTGATTTTGTGGCTTTGCACCCTCAGAAACTAA
- the TRPV1 gene encoding transient receptor potential cation channel subfamily V member 1 isoform X1, which yields MLLFSSSTAVTDCLLIMSSILGKMKKFGSYDMEESEVTDEHTDGEDSMLEMPDSLQGTFSTKVQPPKSNIFARRGRFVMGDSDKDMAPMDSFYQMDHLMAPSVIKFHANLERGKLHKLLSTDSITGCSEKAFKFYDRRRIFDAVAQGNTRDLDDLLLYLNRTLKHLTDDEFKEPETGKTCLLKAMLNLHDGKNDTIPLLLDIARKTGTLKEFVNAEYTDNYYKGQTALHIAIERRNMYLVKLLVQNGADVHARACGEFFRKIKGKPGFYFGELPLSLAACTNQLCIVKFLLENPYQAANIAAEDSMGNMVLHTLVEIADNTKDNTKFVTKMYNNILILGAKINPILKLEELTNKKGLTPLTLAAKTGKIGIFAYILRREIKDPECRHLSRKFTEWAYGPVHSSLYDLSCIDTCEKNSVLEIIAYSSETPNRHEMLLVEPLNRLLQDKWDRFVKHLFYFNFFVYTMHIIILTAAAYYRPVDKKEKPPFTFGHSTGEYFRVTGEILSVLGGLYFFFRGIQYFVQRRPSFKTLIVDSYSEVLFFVHSLLLLSSVVLYFCGQELYVASMVFSLALGWANMLYYTRGFQQMGIYSVMIAKMILRDLCRFMFVYLVFLLGFSTAVVTLIEDDNEGQDTNSSEYARYCHMKRGRTSYNSLYYTCLELFKFTIGMGDLEFTENYRFKSVFVILLVLYVILTYILLLNMLIALMGETVSKIAQESKSIWKLQRAITILDIENSYLNCVRRSFRSGKQVLVGVTPDGQDDYRWCFRVDEVNWSTWNTNLGIINEDPGYSGDLKRNPSYSIKPGRVSGKNWKTLVPLLRDGSRREETQKLPEEVKLKPILEPYYEPEDAETLKESIPKHYFCEQLQALILWLCTLRN from the exons ATGCTCCTATTTTCATCTAGCACTGCTGTAACTG ACTGCCTGCTCATCATGTCTTCCATTCTTGGTAAGATGAAGAAATTTGGCAGTTACGACATGGAGGAATCTGAAGTGACAGATGAACACACGGATGGGGAGGACTCCATGCTGGAAATGCCTGACAGCCTCCAGGGTACATTCAGCACCAAGGTGCAACCACCTAAAAGCAACATCTTTGCAAGACGTGGGCGGTTTGTGATGGGGGATAGTGACAAGGACATGGCTCCCATGGACTCCTTTTACCAGATGGATCATCTGATGGCACCTTCTGTCATCAAATTTCATGCCAATTTGGAGAGGGGGAAACTTCACAA GCTCCTATCTACAGATTCCATCACAGGCTGCtcagaaaaagctttcaaattttATGACCGCAGAAGGATCTTTGATGCTGTAGCCCAAGGCAACACAAGGGACCTGGATGATCTGCTACTCTACCTTAATAGAACCTTGAAGCATCTCACAGATGATGAGTTCAAAG AGCCAGAAACTGGGAAAACCTGCTTGCTGAAAGCTATGCTGAATCTACATGATGGGAAAAATGATACCATTCCTTTGCTTCTGGATATTGCAAGAAAAACTGGAACTCTGAAAGAGTTTGTTAATGCAGAGTATACTGACAACTATTACAAGG GCCAGACTGCACTTCACATCGCCATTGAGAGAAGGAACATGTACCTAGTGAAGCTCTTGGTCCAGAACGGAGCAGATGTTCACGCAAGGGCCTGTGGGGAGTTCTTCAGGAAAATCAAAGGGAAACCCGGCTTTTATTTTG GGGAGCTGCCTTtgtccctggctgcctgcaccaACCAGCTCTGCATTGTGAAATTCCTCCTGGAGAACCCCTACCAGGCAGCCAACATCGCTGCTGAGGACTCCATGGGCAACATGGTCCTGCACACACTGGTGGAGATTGCAGATAATACTAAGGATAATACCAAATTTGTTACCAAGATGTACAATAACATATTGATCCTTGGTGCCAAAATTAATCCAATTCTGAAGCTAGAAGAACTCACCAACAAGAAAGGGCTGACTCCATTAACTCTAGCAGCCAAAACAGGGAAGATAGGG ATTTTCGCTTACATCCTCAGACGAGAGATCAAAGATCCTGAGTGCAGACACTTGTCTAGGAAGTTCACTGAATGGGCTTATGGACCTGTCCACTCATCTCTTTATGACCTGTCTTGTATAGACACATGCGAGAAAAATTCAGTGCTTGAGATTATTGCCTACAGTAGTGAAACGCCA AACCGTCATGAGATGCTGCTGGTGGAGCCCCTTAACAGGCTGCTGCAAGACAAGTGGGACCGGTTTGTCAAACACTTATTTTACTTTAACTTCTTTGTCTATACCATGCATATCATCATCCTCACTGCAGCTGCTTACTACAGACCTGTAgacaagaaggaaaag CCTCCCTTCACGTTTGGTCACAGCACTGGGGAGTATTTTCGAGTGACTGGAGAGATCCTGAGTGTACTGGGAggtctctatttttttttcagaggg atacagtATTTCGTGCAGAGGCGCCCATCATTCAAGACGCTGATAGTTGACAGCTACAGTGAGGTTCTTTT CTTTGTTCACTCCTTGCTCCTCCTGAGCTCTGTGGTGCTGTACTTCTGTGGCCAGGAACTGTACGTGGCTTCCATGGTCTTCTCCTTGGCGCTGGGCTGGGCTAACATGCTGTACTACACCCGTGGCTTCCAGCAGATGGGCATTTACTCTGTCATGATTGCCAAG ATGATCCTTAGAGATTTATGTCGCTTCATGTTTGTCTATCTAGTATTCCTCTTGGGATTTTCTACAG CTGTGGTGACTTTAATTGAAGATGACAATGAGGGGCAAGACACAAATAGTTCTGAATATGCCCGATACTGCCATATGAAACGAGGCCGCACATCCTACAATAGTCTGTATTATACCTGCTTGGAACTTTTCAAGTTTACTATTGGGATGGGGGACCTGGAGTTCACAGAGAACTACAGGTTCAAGTCTGTGTTTGTAATCCTTTTGGTTCTCTATGTTATCCTTACATACATCCTCCTGCTCAACATGCTTATTGCACTGATGGGGGAAACTGTGAGCAAAATTGCACAGGAGAGCAAGAGCATCTGGAAACTCCAG AGAGCCATCACAATCTTGGATATTGAAAACAGCTACTTGAACTGTGTGAGGCGCTCATTCCGGTCTGGGAAGCAAGTCTTGGTGGGAGTCACACCTGACGGCCAAGATGATTACAGATGGTGCTTTAG GGTTGATGAAGTGAACTGGTCCACATGGAATACCAATCTGGGCATAATCAACGAAGACCCTGGGTACTCTGGGGACCTCAAACGAAATCCCAGTTACTCTATCAAGCCTGGCAGAG TTTCAgggaaaaactggaaaacattggTTCCGCTTTTAAGAGATGGAAGCAGGAGAGAAGAGACTcaaaaactaccagaagaagTTAAATTAAAACCTATTTTGGAACCTTATTATGAGCCAGAAGATGCTGAGACGTTGAAGGAGTCAATTCCAAA acaTTATTTTTGTGAGCAGCTACAGGCCCTGATTTTGTGGCTTTGCACCCTCAGAAACTAA